In one Cyclopterus lumpus isolate fCycLum1 chromosome 22, fCycLum1.pri, whole genome shotgun sequence genomic region, the following are encoded:
- the LOC117725168 gene encoding leucine-rich repeat and fibronectin type-III domain-containing protein 2, which translates to MDKVVISLLLLGTAVTMVHACPKYCVCQNLSESLGTLCPSKGLLFVPLDIDRRTVELRLGGNFIIKVTTQDFANMSGLVDLTLSRNTINAIQPFSFLDLETLRSLHLDSNRLTQLGPDDLRGLVNLQHLILNNNQLNQIFDTAFDDFFATLEDLDLSYNNLRSVPWEAISKMVNLHQMSLDHNLIAFISEGTFTDLDKLARLDLTSNRLQKLPPDPIFGRSQSNAVMSTPYAPPLSLSFGGNPLHCNCEVLWLRRLEREDDMETCASPASLKGRYFWSVREEEFICEPPLITQHTHKLLVLEGQTASLRCKAVGDPMPSVHWVAPDDRLISNSSRATVYENGTLDITITTPKDYGTFTCIAANAAGESTASIELSIIQLPHLSNGTNRTTQSKSGLSDITSSTKISKGEPKPLPEKVVSVSEVTAVSVVVKWTVSKSTPKVKMYQLQYNCSEDEVLIYRMISMTNRAFVVTNLVPGMQYDLCVLAIWDDTATTLTATNIVGCVQFITGEDYPQCQSIHSGFLGGTMILVIGGIIVATLLVFIIILMVRYKVTSGIQANKLPNVSNTYSQTNGGLNRFNGAPPQVKSTVVVMREEMVEFKCGSLQSSLSSSSSSSNSLDSQTGKKAGDRYSMHGSECSTLPSSKFRRHRHGANARPNLDHLLGAFTSLELRGVARDHHGASGTATTSNAVMTVAVVPPSDKEPLLGRAESTTMLGRLLGMPQEGKPKRSHSFDMGHVGAAQCRGSYPRRISNIWTKRSLSVNGMLLQYDDSEDEKPPFESSEWVMESTV; encoded by the exons ATGGACAAAGTGGTCATCAGTCTCCTGCTTCTGGGAACCGCAGTTACGATGGTCCATGCATGTCCCAAATACTGTGTCTGCCAGAACCTCTCAGAGTCTCTGGGGACTCTGTGCCCCTCCAAAGGCCTGCTCTTTGTCCCACTGGACATCGACCGGCGAACTGTGGAGCTCCGGCTGGGCGGCAACTTCATCATAAAGGTCACAACTCAGGACTTTGCCAACATGTCAGGTCTGGTTGATCTCACCTTGTCCCGAAACACCATCAACGCCATCCAGCCTTTCTCTTTCCTCGACCTCGAGACCCTGAGATCCCTGCATCTCGATAGTAACCGGTTGACTCAGCTGGGGCCAGACGACCTCCGAGGGCTGGTCAACCTGCAGCACCTGATCCTCAACAACAATCAGCTGAATCAGATCTTCGACACAGCCTTTGACGACTTTTTTGCGACACTGGAGGATCTGGATTTGTCGTATAACAACTTGCGCAGTGTGCCTTGGGAAGCCATCAGCAAGATGGTCAACCTCCATCAAATGAGTCTGGATCATAACCTCATCGCCTTCATTTCCGAGGGGACTTTTACAGATCTGGATAAACTGGCCCGCTTGGACCTCACGTCCAACCGTCTCCAGAAGCTCCCTCCGGACCCGATCTTTGGGCGCTCCCAGAGCAACGCAGTGATGAGCACTCCTTATGCACCTCCGCTCTCTCTTAGCTTTGGTGGAAACCCATTGCACTGCAACTGTGAGGTGCTTTGGCTTCGGAGGCTGGAGCGTGAGGATGATATGGAAACCTGCGCCTCTCCTGCTAGTCTAAAGGGGCGCTACTTTTGGTCTGTCCGTGAGGAGGAGTTTATTTGCGAGCCCCCTCTCATCACGCAACATACACACAAGTTACTTGTGCTGGAAGGCCAAACGGCTAGCCTACGCTGCAAAGCAGTCGGGGATCCGATGCCAAGTGTGCATTGGGTTGCTCCTGATGACCGTTTGATCAGCAACTCCTCCAGAGCAACGGTTTATGAAAATGGCACCTTGGATATCACAATCACCACGCCAAAGGATTACGGGACCTTTACTTGCATAGCTGCCAATGCTGCTGGGGAATCTACGGCCTCCATTGAGCTGTCAATCATTCAACTCCCCCATCTAAGTAATGGTACAAACCGTACCACGCAGTCCAAGTCGGGGCTTTCAGACATAACTAGCTCTACCAAGATCAGTAAAGGGGAGCCTAAACCTCTACCAGAGAAGGTGGTGTCTGTATCAGAAGTGACTGCCGTCTCGGTTGTGGTCAAGTGGACTGTTAGCAAATCAACTCCAAAGGTCAAAATGTATCAGCTGCAGTACAACTGTTCCGAGGATGAAGTCCTCATTTACAG GATGATTTCCATGACTAACAGAGCCTTCGTAGTGACAAATCTTGTCCCAGGGATGCAGTATGACCTGTGTGTCTTGGCCATCTGGGATGACACCGCCACCACCCTCACTGCCACCAACATTGTCGGCTGTGTCCAGTTCATCACCGGGGAGGACTACCCACAGTGCCAGTCCATCCACAGTGGCTTCCTGGGTGGCACCATGATTCTGGTCATCGGTGGCATCATTGTGGCCACGCTGCTGGtgttcatcatcatcctcatggTGCGGTACAAGGTGACCAGTGGCATACAGGCTAATAAATTACCCAATGTGAGCAACACGTACTCTCAAACCAACGGCGGGTTGAACAGGTTCAATGGTGCGCCGCCACAGGTCAAATCCACAGTGGTGGTCATGCGTGAGGAAATGGTAGAGTTCAAGTGTGGATCCCTCCAGAGCAGTCtgtcctcgtcctcatcctcctccaactCATTAGACAGCCAAACAGGAAAGAAAGCTGGCGACCGCTACAGTATGCATGGCAGCGAATGCAGCACCCTGCCCAGCAGCAAGTTCAGGAGGCACAGGCACGGCGCCAATGCACGGCCAAACCTGGACCACCTTTTAGGGGCCTTCACCTCACTGGAGCTGCGAGGGGTAGCGAGGGACCACCATGGGGCTTCCGGAACTGCTACCACTTCCAATGCTGTGATGACGGTGGCTGTGGTACCCCCATCCGATAAAGAACCCCTGCTCGGAAGAGCCGAGTCCACCACCATGCTGGGACGTCTATTAGGGATGCCCCAGGAGGGTAAGCCCAAGAGGAGTCACTCGTTTGACATGGGTCATGTGGGGGCTGCGCAGTGTCGCGGCAGCTACCCTCGCAGGATCAGCAACATCTGGACTAAGCGCAGCCTGTCCGTTAACGGCATGCTTCTGCAGTACGATGACAGCGAGGACGAGAAGCCCCCTTTTGAGAGCTCTGAGTGGGTGATGGAAAGCACTGTTTGA